Below is a genomic region from Virgibacillus dokdonensis.
AGTGGCACATGCAGCTCTTTCATATGTGCAATCTGGTATGACGTTAGGCCTTGGAACGGGTTCAACGGTTCATTACTTTTTAGAAGAATTAAAAAGATGTGTGCGTGAAGGGTTGCATATTCAGGGTATTCCGACATCCAAACAGACAGAAAAGCTAGCCGAAGCATATGGAATTCCATTAACTAATTTTTCAAAGGTGACAAAAATAGACGTATCTATTGATGGTGCGGATGAAGTCGATCCTGATTTTCAACTAATGAAAGGTGGCGGAGGTTCTTTAGTTCGAGAAAAAATTGTCGCCGAGGCGGCGGATAAACGATTAATCATTGTTGACAATACAAAAAGAGTTGACAAATTAGGGAGATTCCCTCTACCTGTTGAAGTGGTTCCATTTGGTTGGCAAAAAACAGCAGCTTATTTAGAGCGTTTTGGTTGTACGCCTGTATTACGAAAAGTGAACGACCAGCCATTTGTATCTGATAATGGAAATTATATTCTAGATTGTGCTTTTGGCTCCATCGAGCATCCTAAGACATTACATGAACAACTAAAACAGTTGGTTGGGGTGGTGGAGACAGGTTTATTTATTGATATGACCGATATAGTTTTAACGGCTAAAAACGGCGTCGTAAAAAGACAAATAAAGTGATAGCTGTTGTACAAACTCTTTTTACACTAGTATAAGAAAAACTACTGCTTCCGCCATAAAGATTTGGCGGTAAGCTCAGTTTCCTTGTAACGCACGTTTTGAACAACCTCTAAAACGAAAAGAAAATGTGGGAAACATGTTGGAAAAATAGGACAACTAGACATGGAGGGAAAAGATGTGCTCGATATTATTACATTAGGAGAAGCAATGATTGTTTTTAACCCGGGAAGTACAGGGCCATTACAATTTGTTAATACATTTGAAAAGAGAGTTGGCGGTGCAGAGTTGAACCTTGCTATTGGCTGTTCGAGATTGGGGATGAAGACTGGATATATAAGCAGGCTAGGGAACGATGAATTCGGACGTTACATACGCCACTTTATCCGTGGAGAAGGTATAGACACCTCCCAAGTGGAGCTTGTTAACGATTACCCTACGTCCTTAAATTTTAAAGAGAGAATGGAAGACGGCAATACACGTACATTTTATTATCGTAACCAATCGCCGATGAAAGCTTTAACGGTGGCTGATTTAGATGAAAACTATTTTAAACATGCGAGAGTGCTTCACTTAACTGGTATTTACCCAGCTATTGAGGACAGTAATATTCCAGTAATGGAAAAAGCGATTGAACTGGCAAAAAAGCATGATGTAAAAGTATCGTTTGATCCTAATATTCGGCTTCGCATGTGGACAAAGGAAAAGGCACGTGCTGTTCTTGAGAAGATCTTGCCAAAAGTAGATATTTTACTAACAGGTGATGATGAAATGGAAGTTATTATGGGAGAAAAAAACCCACAAAAAATTATAAACCAAGCAAGGGAGTTAGGAATTTCATTCGTCGCGGTAAAGCTAGGCGAAAAAGGATCTGTTGGTTATTATCAAGGTCAAACTGTCGAAGCCGAGCCTGTAAAAGCTTCGACGGTCGTGGATACAGTCGGAGCAGGCGATGGTTTTAATGCCGGTGTACTTTACGGACTTTCGCAGAATTGGGATTTAAACAAAATTATGCAAGTGGCCAATACGGTCGGTTCCATGGTAGTTCGTGTTGTAGGTGACAACGAAGGGTTACCATATTA
It encodes:
- a CDS encoding sugar kinase, which produces MEGKDVLDIITLGEAMIVFNPGSTGPLQFVNTFEKRVGGAELNLAIGCSRLGMKTGYISRLGNDEFGRYIRHFIRGEGIDTSQVELVNDYPTSLNFKERMEDGNTRTFYYRNQSPMKALTVADLDENYFKHARVLHLTGIYPAIEDSNIPVMEKAIELAKKHDVKVSFDPNIRLRMWTKEKARAVLEKILPKVDILLTGDDEMEVIMGEKNPQKIINQARELGISFVAVKLGEKGSVGYYQGQTVEAEPVKASTVVDTVGAGDGFNAGVLYGLSQNWDLNKIMQVANTVGSMVVRVVGDNEGLPYYEQVQQRLGEIERIER
- the rpiA gene encoding ribose-5-phosphate isomerase RpiA codes for the protein MTHHNSGKQIVAHAALSYVQSGMTLGLGTGSTVHYFLEELKRCVREGLHIQGIPTSKQTEKLAEAYGIPLTNFSKVTKIDVSIDGADEVDPDFQLMKGGGGSLVREKIVAEAADKRLIIVDNTKRVDKLGRFPLPVEVVPFGWQKTAAYLERFGCTPVLRKVNDQPFVSDNGNYILDCAFGSIEHPKTLHEQLKQLVGVVETGLFIDMTDIVLTAKNGVVKRQIK